A window of Sutcliffiella cohnii contains these coding sequences:
- the rocF gene encoding arginase translates to MKKSIAIIGVPMDLGQMRRGVDMGPSAIRYAGVVERLENLNLEIEDLGDIEIGSADRNANSENNLKNLKAVADANVLLASKVDGVFREGKFPLIFGGDHSIAIGSIAGVAKHFNNLGVIWYDAHGDLNTAETSPSGNIHGMSLAVSLGLGDQSLTSIGGYAPKIKPENIVIIGARSLDEGERKLIKEKGIKVYTMHEIDRLGMTAVMDEAIHYLKERTDGVHLSLDLDGLDPHDAPGVGTPVNGGISYRESHLAMEMLEESKLITSAEFVEVNPILDERNKTAEVAVALMGSLFGEKLL, encoded by the coding sequence GTGAAAAAGTCTATCGCGATCATTGGTGTTCCAATGGACCTAGGTCAAATGAGAAGAGGCGTTGACATGGGACCCAGTGCTATTCGATACGCTGGTGTAGTAGAACGCTTAGAAAATTTAAATTTAGAAATTGAAGATCTTGGTGATATAGAAATTGGTAGTGCAGATAGAAACGCTAACTCTGAAAATAATTTAAAGAATTTAAAAGCTGTGGCAGATGCTAATGTATTATTAGCCTCTAAAGTAGATGGGGTATTTAGAGAAGGGAAGTTTCCGTTAATATTTGGAGGAGATCATAGCATTGCTATTGGATCCATTGCAGGTGTTGCTAAACACTTTAATAACTTAGGAGTTATCTGGTATGATGCCCACGGGGATTTAAATACGGCAGAAACATCTCCTTCTGGTAATATTCACGGAATGTCATTGGCGGTTAGCCTTGGATTAGGTGACCAATCATTAACTTCTATTGGTGGCTATGCCCCAAAAATTAAACCTGAAAATATTGTCATTATCGGTGCTAGATCATTAGATGAAGGTGAGAGAAAGTTAATTAAAGAAAAAGGAATCAAAGTATATACAATGCATGAAATTGACCGATTAGGTATGACTGCTGTAATGGATGAAGCAATTCATTATTTAAAAGAAAGAACGGATGGAGTCCATTTATCATTAGATTTAGATGGGTTAGATCCTCATGATGCTCCAGGTGTAGGTACACCTGTTAATGGTGGAATTTCATACCGAGAAAGCCATCTTGCTATGGAAATGTTAGAGGAATCAAAACTAATAACTTCTGCTGAATTTGTGGAAGTTAACCCTATTTTAGATGAACGAAATAAAACGGCTGAAGTGGCTGTTGCATT